From the Candidatus Bathyarchaeia archaeon genome, one window contains:
- a CDS encoding Lrp/AsnC ligand binding domain-containing protein — protein sequence MPKAFVLINTEIGSEADVLKELRKIEGVEEAFAVYGVYDIICRVGAESMDKLKEIVTWRIRRLDKVRSTLTMIIVEESPK from the coding sequence TTGCCAAAAGCCTTTGTACTCATCAACACTGAAATAGGTTCAGAGGCAGATGTCCTAAAAGAGCTAAGAAAAATTGAGGGCGTTGAAGAAGCCTTCGCCGTTTACGGAGTATATGACATAATCTGCCGAGTCGGCGCCGAATCCATGGACAAACTTAAGGAAATAGTAACATGGCGCATAAGAAGACTTGACAAGGTTAGATCAACCCTCACAATGATAATAGTTGAAGAATCACCAAAATAG
- a CDS encoding rhomboid family intramembrane serine protease: MLPLKDLNRPLRTPHVNRMLLIANIIIFLVYWLSAKEIFLSSRVASQIQDKFVMIPQEIVHGERLYTLFSSMFMHADWWHLLGNMLFLYIFGDNVEDIFGHGSYLILYITCGLAAAIAHIASLYLGLTYPGDFNTPVVGASGAISGVLGAYFVLFPKAKILTWIGYFILPIPAVLFLGFWFLLQWLYGLFDVGSDIAYWAHIGGFIMGMILAVSFGLKRKRERDAKLRL; this comes from the coding sequence GTGCTTCCACTTAAAGACTTAAATCGCCCACTGAGGACACCTCATGTAAATCGTATGCTGCTAATCGCCAACATAATCATATTTCTCGTCTACTGGTTGTCCGCAAAGGAAATTTTCCTCTCGTCGAGAGTTGCCAGCCAGATTCAGGACAAGTTTGTCATGATTCCCCAGGAGATCGTGCATGGAGAGAGACTTTACACGCTGTTTTCATCCATGTTCATGCATGCCGACTGGTGGCATCTGCTTGGCAACATGCTCTTCCTATACATATTCGGAGACAACGTTGAAGATATCTTCGGTCACGGAAGCTACCTAATTCTCTACATTACATGCGGATTAGCAGCGGCCATCGCTCACATAGCCAGCCTATATCTTGGCTTAACTTATCCGGGAGACTTCAACACTCCGGTTGTGGGTGCTTCGGGGGCGATATCTGGAGTTTTAGGCGCCTATTTCGTGTTGTTTCCCAAAGCGAAAATTTTGACGTGGATAGGCTATTTTATACTGCCCATTCCAGCAGTTCTGTTTTTGGGGTTCTGGTTTCTGCTTCAGTGGCTTTACGGATTATTTGACGTGGGCAGTGACATAGCCTATTGGGCGCACATAGGCGGCTTCATTATGGGGATGATTTTGGCGGTTTCCTTTGGATTGAAAAGAAAAAGGGAAAGGGACGCGAAACTCCGCCTCTAA
- a CDS encoding asparagine synthetase A, producing the protein MSCPTVDLAEKLGRRYLTIREKRLANVLKVQDEIISSIRAFLKSEGFTEILAPIIGPVTDPGIRGAKQVTIDYYGVPFKVMSSMILYKQMIITALPKVFALSPNIRLEPLETLKTRRHLTEFRQVDLEVAYATCEDVMDLGEKMLCQVIADVKAKCRKELGERCKALKVPKRPFKRYTYREALEVLESMGIKVRYGEEIPWEAEEAISKAHSEPFWITNYPATARSFYYMESEENPGILEDFDLIYPEGFGEAISGGQREHRYERLVERMKRSGEDPSQYGWYLDMLKAGIPPSAGFGIGVERLTRFICGLENIWDAVPFPKVAGIPSP; encoded by the coding sequence ATGAGCTGCCCAACTGTAGACCTTGCAGAAAAACTGGGAAGAAGATACCTGACCATAAGGGAGAAAAGACTGGCTAATGTTCTCAAGGTTCAAGATGAGATCATATCCTCAATAAGAGCCTTCTTGAAAAGCGAGGGATTCACTGAAATACTGGCGCCTATCATCGGACCCGTTACAGATCCTGGAATCAGAGGCGCAAAGCAGGTTACCATCGACTACTATGGTGTTCCATTTAAAGTTATGAGCAGCATGATCCTATACAAGCAAATGATTATCACTGCGCTACCAAAGGTTTTTGCGCTTTCCCCCAACATTCGCCTTGAACCACTGGAAACCTTGAAGACGCGACGTCACCTAACAGAGTTTAGGCAAGTAGACCTTGAGGTGGCATATGCCACATGTGAAGATGTTATGGACCTTGGGGAGAAAATGCTCTGCCAAGTTATAGCCGATGTGAAGGCAAAATGCCGCAAAGAACTTGGAGAACGCTGTAAAGCCCTAAAGGTTCCAAAAAGGCCATTTAAACGGTACACTTACAGAGAAGCTCTCGAGGTTCTTGAAAGTATGGGCATAAAGGTTAGGTATGGCGAGGAAATTCCATGGGAGGCGGAGGAGGCCATATCAAAAGCCCATAGCGAACCATTCTGGATAACGAACTATCCAGCAACGGCCAGAAGCTTCTACTATATGGAAAGCGAAGAAAACCCAGGGATTCTAGAAGACTTTGACCTTATCTATCCAGAAGGTTTCGGGGAGGCAATTTCAGGAGGCCAAAGGGAACATCGCTACGAACGACTAGTTGAGAGAATGAAGCGTAGCGGTGAAGATCCCTCACAGTATGGGTGGTACCTAGACATGCTAAAGGCGGGCATTCCGCCATCCGCTGGTTTCGGCATAGGTGTTGAAAGGCTTACAAGATTCATCTGCGGACTCGAAAACATTTGGGATGCCGTTCCATTCCCAAAAGTTGCTGGGATACCCTCTCCATAG
- a CDS encoding Lrp/AsnC family transcriptional regulator gives MKAKLDEKDLAILALLQENCRMTAREIAQKIGSPITTVFAKIKRMEQLGIVKEYRAILDHKKLDYGVTAFILASFSYRTSKDEVPLSQRAIAEQISKFPEVQEVHIISGDWDILIKVKERDVDAVGKFVVDKLRTVKGIEKTLTCMVFDTLKETTAVPIPAGRLNKESRRQRSLKVKV, from the coding sequence ATGAAGGCAAAACTTGATGAGAAGGATTTGGCTATATTGGCTTTGCTTCAGGAAAACTGCCGCATGACGGCTAGGGAAATCGCCCAGAAGATAGGGTCGCCCATAACGACGGTTTTTGCAAAGATAAAGCGGATGGAACAGCTGGGAATAGTAAAGGAGTATAGAGCAATTTTGGATCATAAAAAACTTGATTATGGCGTGACCGCCTTTATTTTGGCATCATTCTCCTACAGAACTAGCAAGGATGAGGTGCCATTGTCTCAGAGGGCTATTGCAGAGCAAATATCAAAGTTTCCAGAGGTTCAGGAGGTTCACATAATATCTGGCGACTGGGATATATTGATAAAGGTTAAGGAAAGAGACGTTGATGCTGTTGGAAAGTTTGTGGTGGATAAGCTTCGCACAGTAAAGGGCATAGAGAAAACCCTAACCTGCATGGTTTTTGACACCTTAAAGGAGACGACCGCTGTGCCAATACCGGCGGGAAGGTTGAACAAGGAAAGTAGGCGGCAGCGCAGCTTAAAAGTAAAGGTTTAG
- a CDS encoding 50S ribosomal protein L15e, which translates to MAYKYIAEAWKKPEESYVEELMRQRLVEWRKQPAVIRIDKPTRLDRARKLGYKAKQGFVVVRVRVRRGGLRKQRPRSGRRPKRMGVRKYKPAKSLRLIAEERAARKFPNLEVLNSYWVGEDGRYKWFEVIMVDPNHPAIKSDKDINWICQKQHKGRVFRGLTSAGKKVRGLRKKGRGAEKVRPSRKAATEE; encoded by the coding sequence ATGGCGTATAAATATATTGCAGAAGCTTGGAAAAAGCCGGAAGAATCCTACGTTGAAGAGCTGATGCGTCAGAGGCTTGTAGAGTGGCGGAAGCAGCCCGCAGTGATTCGTATAGACAAGCCGACACGCTTGGATAGGGCTAGGAAGCTTGGCTACAAGGCTAAACAAGGTTTTGTGGTGGTTCGTGTCCGAGTGCGACGTGGTGGACTGCGCAAGCAGCGTCCAAGATCTGGGAGAAGACCAAAAAGGATGGGTGTTAGAAAATACAAGCCCGCCAAAAGTTTGAGGCTTATAGCTGAAGAACGCGCTGCAAGAAAGTTTCCAAATCTTGAGGTTTTAAACTCATATTGGGTTGGCGAAGACGGCCGCTACAAGTGGTTTGAAGTGATAATGGTTGACCCCAATCATCCAGCCATAAAATCTGACAAGGACATTAACTGGATTTGCCAGAAACAGCACAAGGGACGCGTCTTCAGAGGATTAACAAGTGCGGGCAAAAAGGTTAGGGGACTGCGAAAGAAAGGCCGAGGAGCAGAAAAAGTTAGACCAAGCAGAAAAGCGGCTACAGAGGAGTAA
- a CDS encoding ribosomal protein L13e produces MEPLKPLVFKRDGKPRLGKGFSLGELKAVGLNPKQALKLGIPIDTRRKTAHEENIEMLRKALEAKKEAGKSEQEKMNNKEKTRKGEKGKK; encoded by the coding sequence ATGGAGCCTTTAAAGCCGCTGGTATTTAAGAGGGATGGAAAGCCACGTTTAGGGAAAGGCTTCAGTCTAGGCGAGTTAAAAGCGGTTGGACTAAACCCAAAACAAGCCCTAAAACTTGGAATTCCGATAGACACTAGAAGAAAAACAGCCCATGAAGAAAACATTGAAATGCTAAGAAAAGCCTTAGAAGCCAAAAAAGAAGCCGGGAAATCTGAACAAGAAAAAATGAACAACAAAGAGAAAACTAGAAAGGGCGAGAAAGGGAAAAAGTAA
- a CDS encoding RNase P subunit p30 family protein, translating to MKRRFVDLHLQPNLGDAEQTRSMLIKAAELGYRLVAVPLPMASMESFAKKLMAMCHEAKIDFASRLDLKPKTPRELLHQLRKFRRRVEVIAVACESKDVARQAAKDHRVDILNFPAIDPRRRFFDRAEAELASGSTSALEIDLKPILTLKGPVRIRLLATLRREIAIAEDYHVPIVISSGATNPLQMRKPMEMAALASLFDLDKPTALDAISKIPLAIVGRNREKLSSNFVAPGIRIIRMGRDCPHEGKN from the coding sequence ATGAAACGCCGTTTCGTCGACCTACATCTGCAACCAAACCTAGGCGACGCCGAACAGACCAGAAGCATGCTGATAAAGGCTGCTGAGTTAGGCTACCGTTTGGTGGCAGTGCCGCTTCCAATGGCTTCTATGGAGAGCTTCGCCAAAAAACTAATGGCGATGTGCCATGAGGCGAAAATTGATTTCGCATCTCGCCTTGACTTGAAGCCAAAAACGCCTAGAGAACTGCTACATCAGCTTAGAAAATTCAGGAGAAGAGTTGAGGTAATTGCCGTGGCTTGTGAATCAAAGGATGTTGCACGGCAAGCCGCAAAGGATCATAGAGTGGATATCCTGAATTTTCCAGCTATAGATCCACGTAGGAGGTTTTTTGATAGGGCTGAAGCTGAGCTTGCCTCAGGCAGCACCTCAGCACTTGAGATAGACCTGAAACCAATTTTAACATTAAAGGGCCCCGTTAGAATAAGGCTTTTAGCAACTCTTAGGAGGGAGATAGCAATAGCTGAAGATTACCACGTGCCAATTGTAATTTCAAGCGGCGCGACAAATCCTTTACAGATGCGGAAACCCATGGAGATGGCGGCTTTAGCCTCGCTATTCGACCTGGACAAGCCCACAGCGCTAGATGCTATCTCTAAAATACCCCTTGCCATAGTCGGAAGGAATAGGGAGAAACTTAGTTCAAACTTTGTTGCACCGGGCATCCGCATAATACGTATGGGAAGAGATTGCCCCCATGAAGGAAAAAATTAG
- a CDS encoding Rpp14/Pop5 family protein, translated as MKEKIRRRYLALKIDSDQRFNQKEFMDAVWEAILKLYGEYGASRMNLALIDYDTEKGLAITRVTHTEIEKFRAAIASITEIAAKPAAVHVLRISGTLKALQRNAKRLSVKP; from the coding sequence ATGAAGGAAAAAATTAGACGCAGATATCTAGCATTAAAAATCGATTCAGACCAAAGATTCAACCAGAAGGAGTTTATGGACGCAGTTTGGGAGGCCATTTTAAAGCTTTATGGGGAATATGGCGCCAGCAGAATGAATCTTGCACTCATAGACTATGACACAGAGAAAGGACTGGCCATAACCCGTGTTACTCACACCGAAATCGAGAAATTCAGAGCCGCCATAGCATCCATAACGGAAATAGCTGCAAAACCAGCGGCGGTGCACGTTCTGAGGATCTCTGGAACTCTAAAAGCACTTCAAAGAAACGCCAAAAGGCTTAGCGTGAAACCATAA
- a CDS encoding TIGR00289 family protein, with protein sequence MRVAVLATGGKDSTLALYKVLKGGYEVKYLVSMIPRREDSWMFHYPNMHLVDLFAEAVGLPLMKGETSGEKEVEVEDLKRLVAGLDVEGLVCGAIASTYQKTRIEQICKQLNLKCIAPLWQQNPYNILREILNLKFEVIITGVYAHGFSKEWLGRKIDTETVDALMDLNRRFGVSPVGEGGEYETLVLDAPFFTKRLKIVEAEIVWKGQSGHLLIKRAELMDKTK encoded by the coding sequence ATGCGAGTTGCAGTCCTGGCCACTGGTGGAAAGGATTCAACCCTTGCCCTCTATAAAGTTCTGAAGGGTGGCTATGAGGTGAAGTATCTTGTGAGCATGATTCCAAGGCGGGAGGATAGTTGGATGTTCCATTACCCCAATATGCATTTGGTAGATTTGTTTGCCGAGGCTGTTGGGCTGCCTCTTATGAAGGGTGAAACTTCCGGAGAAAAAGAGGTTGAAGTTGAAGATTTGAAAAGACTTGTTGCCGGACTTGACGTTGAAGGTTTAGTGTGTGGTGCAATAGCATCTACCTATCAGAAAACAAGAATAGAGCAGATATGCAAGCAGTTAAATCTTAAGTGCATAGCACCTCTCTGGCAGCAGAACCCCTACAACATCTTGAGGGAAATTCTGAACTTAAAATTTGAGGTCATTATCACGGGTGTTTACGCCCACGGCTTTTCAAAGGAATGGCTTGGAAGAAAAATTGACACGGAAACCGTTGATGCTTTGATGGATCTAAATAGACGATTTGGAGTTTCTCCGGTGGGGGAGGGAGGCGAATACGAAACCCTAGTGCTTGATGCTCCATTCTTCACAAAGAGATTGAAAATTGTTGAGGCGGAAATTGTTTGGAAGGGGCAAAGTGGACATTTGCTTATTAAAAGGGCTGAGCTAATGGACAAGACAAAATAG
- a CDS encoding RNA-binding domain-containing protein, whose product MSSKTPVTHIEIRVFAHATEDEDKVLTAVRNTLPPRISENITFKRSSLTGHHGNPIVLFEAKIRDKEEAKAFLQKLASSLSSLDKEALANEIEQHVEKGCLYLRLDKQSAYLNEIRLCTTDPIHFRIHFKRANLKEIVAFCREIGLIP is encoded by the coding sequence TTGTCTTCTAAAACACCTGTGACTCATATTGAGATAAGGGTGTTCGCCCACGCAACAGAGGATGAAGATAAAGTCTTAACGGCCGTGCGGAACACACTTCCACCACGAATCTCCGAAAACATAACCTTTAAGCGGTCAAGCCTTACAGGACACCATGGAAACCCAATAGTGCTTTTCGAGGCAAAAATAAGGGACAAGGAGGAAGCGAAGGCTTTTCTGCAAAAGCTTGCATCATCATTAAGCAGCTTGGACAAGGAAGCCCTAGCCAACGAGATTGAACAGCATGTTGAAAAGGGATGCTTATATCTGAGGCTAGATAAGCAGTCCGCCTACCTAAACGAGATTAGGCTCTGCACAACGGATCCCATACACTTCCGAATTCATTTCAAGAGGGCGAACCTAAAGGAAATAGTGGCGTTCTGCAGGGAAATAGGGTTAATCCCATGA
- a CDS encoding NAD(P)/FAD-dependent oxidoreductase: protein MKYDVVVVGAGTAGCLAAKTAAEAGLKVCIVERKSRREIGEKVCGDALGEHHLKALGLSPPQHGELERRIEGVKIYSPDMETVFTVRHEDFSGYLLNRRLFGQWLLKLALDEGAVLYDSTQCLEPIIEGGYVVGVLAKNMKTGEKVRFEGKTVVDASGFLAVIRRKLPKEMMIENEISREDVEACYREIRQLKEENPDKSFCEIYLNQKVSPGGYTWIFYKGNAKVNVGLGVCMRGDFPNPKKQLYEHVLKRPLFEGSLLLEGGAWYDPTRRPLDNMVGNGVIITGDAACLVNPIHGGGIGPSMLSGYLAGKTIVEALEKSDVSQDGLWSYNVRYMEEYGTKQAGLDVFRLLLITCRDEDLNYGMKYQLLTEEDVLKAGLGEDFSLKITETAKRVFRGIRRIGFLNKLRITVNLMNRVKAHYRNYPKTPGDFEKWRLKTEALFNEARSKLLE, encoded by the coding sequence ATGAAGTACGATGTTGTGGTCGTGGGTGCTGGAACAGCGGGCTGTTTAGCCGCGAAAACTGCGGCTGAGGCTGGGCTGAAAGTTTGCATTGTCGAGCGGAAAAGTCGAAGAGAGATAGGCGAAAAAGTCTGTGGAGATGCTTTAGGAGAACATCACTTGAAGGCTTTGGGGCTGAGTCCACCTCAACATGGCGAGCTTGAGCGGAGAATTGAAGGCGTCAAAATTTACTCACCGGACATGGAGACGGTTTTCACGGTTAGACATGAGGATTTTTCCGGCTATCTGCTGAATAGGCGACTTTTTGGGCAGTGGCTTTTGAAGTTGGCTTTAGACGAGGGAGCAGTCCTTTACGATTCCACCCAGTGTCTCGAGCCCATAATTGAGGGAGGCTATGTTGTTGGGGTTTTGGCAAAAAACATGAAAACCGGGGAAAAAGTTCGATTTGAGGGCAAGACGGTCGTGGATGCCAGCGGTTTCTTGGCTGTCATCAGGCGAAAGCTTCCAAAAGAGATGATGATAGAAAATGAGATTTCAAGGGAGGACGTGGAAGCCTGCTATAGGGAGATAAGGCAGCTGAAAGAGGAAAATCCTGACAAAAGTTTTTGTGAAATTTATCTGAACCAGAAAGTTTCGCCCGGAGGCTACACATGGATTTTTTATAAGGGCAACGCGAAGGTTAATGTTGGCCTCGGCGTCTGCATGCGAGGCGACTTTCCAAACCCCAAGAAGCAACTTTACGAGCATGTTTTAAAAAGGCCGCTCTTTGAAGGCTCGCTATTGCTAGAGGGGGGTGCATGGTATGATCCTACAAGACGGCCTCTTGACAACATGGTTGGGAATGGAGTAATAATTACGGGAGATGCCGCGTGTCTTGTGAATCCCATTCATGGTGGCGGTATAGGCCCATCAATGCTAAGTGGTTATTTAGCTGGAAAGACCATAGTTGAGGCTTTGGAGAAGAGCGACGTCAGCCAAGACGGCTTGTGGTCCTACAATGTTAGGTACATGGAGGAGTATGGGACTAAGCAGGCGGGGCTTGACGTTTTTAGGCTTTTGCTTATAACATGTCGGGACGAGGACTTGAACTATGGCATGAAATACCAGCTTTTGACGGAGGAAGACGTCCTAAAAGCCGGCTTAGGCGAAGATTTCAGCCTGAAAATAACTGAGACGGCCAAACGAGTGTTTAGAGGGATTAGGCGCATCGGCTTTCTAAATAAGCTAAGGATCACTGTAAACCTTATGAACAGGGTTAAAGCCCACTACAGAAACTACCCGAAAACTCCGGGGGATTTTGAAAAGTGGCGCTTGAAAACCGAGGCGCTATTTAACGAGGCTAGGTCAAAACTTTTAGAGTAG